caacgagttcttttgtacatatctatatattagatagcaaggcttcggcccattacattagaactcgttcgccctcatctatctacttatttattgaacaacggattacgcatcggattgaacgcgcaacggatcgtacatcgcacactggacacactggacacactggacacactggaaacactggacacactggacacattgaacgattggacataccggataactggatacattggacatcggatatcagacatcgaaattcacggatagttgagctatttacaaacaaatcaatagtcaagtcagtcatatgaccacattttcagcggaaatcagcgaccacgagtcaaacgaccaaaccgacggcaacatgggagacaatatacactcaggagggaccaccactcctgtcccacaagatcttgtcgcagttattgcaggacttcaacgacaactgcaacaaatggaagaacggcggattgaagatcttcgtcgtctcaaagaagagttgacgagcccacccagagagcccttgccacaaccgactattgaagagatagccccccaaccaatggcggaccctgttaggagacctcgacccaagctgacagacccagaagtctttgatggtcgaaaccgaagtctctaccgtccgtttcgaagcaagctgcgcgctaaacttgaggtcgataaagaagccttgggcaatgcctatgatcgtatgtggtatgcttttggccgtctaacagatggggctgctatgcaggtgctgccctggatggagcggtttgctaagaaaggagctactgagagccagctggacggaatgcttgatcaaatggacttcatctttctggaccggaatctggaggagaaggctgtacgagaccttgcaagcttgaaacagaacaacaagcccttcacagtctttctcactgagttcaaccgactactcatggaagctgatggccataactggcctgaaaacacaaaaaggtcctacctagacaatgcattaaaccgtgagatgaacacacgccttgaaactgttgaaaagaaaaatggatttgaagactattgccgccagctacagcagattgcggaccggatggagaagaaccaattgcggtactcacggaacaataagcataccacctcaacttctccagctcaccctgtgaataccacccgtgcttcctctccaccccaagatatggactgggaacccacaacaacaacttctgcacgcagccaacctcgacgcgtggctaagcatgtatcacgagaagaaatggaacgccgcagacaagaacgacgttgccttcgttgtggtgactccacgcattttatctcccattgcccctacgacagtcctaggaacagtacccgcatggctcgctcacacattcatgggccggaactcgaagatgaagaagagcagttgagggaacaacccaagctgggaaaagaatagctcctgcaaaaagtctcttgcaggagcaccaccagcagttgatggatctacctacatggcgaccggccccagcagctcagatagaccttcagaaggagtggaacgacttccgaaaaagagtcaagtttgacagacctgaattcagagtatccgcattagtcaatggagaacaggtcagcagaacgttagtggacaccggttgtactacatatggtatggtttctgagaattttacccgaaaacatcaactggagcgtgtaaccatcaaaccacgaactatcgacgactacaagggcccaacggatgattgtataagggaggtagcgaaaatctcattgaacgtggggggaaaccaccaaaacactgcatggctgtatgttgttcctaaactgggtaggggactcgacatgattttaggccttgcatggatagacgaccaacaagtgtttatcgacccgaatggtccgaaattgcgcttcacaaatggcattgttgttagtagcatggaagatcaaccacaaatggatatccagcccatcggggcgaacgcttttgcactatggaaccgacaaaagaaaaaggacagcagcgtacagattttcgccgcaagtttaaaggacattgagaaagcattacgacccaaattgctgacagacccccgcaccaaactaccacctcattaccataaattcctatcagtatttgaccggaaggaagctgacaagcaaccaccatatcgaggaccaaatatcgaccataagattgaactcaataagaacgctgatggaacgacccctgaacctccatggggccccctttataatatgtcaagggatgaactgcttgtgctacggaagacattgacagagttgttggaaaagaacttcatacgtgttagcaattcgcctgctgcagcacctgtattgcttgtcaagaaacctggtggaggcttgcgattttgtgttgactaccgagcactgaacgccattacaaagaaggaccgctaccccctaccactaattaatgaaacattggaaagaattgggaaagcaaaatggttcaccaagttggatgttattgctgcttttcacaagattcgtgtcgctgccggcgatgaatggttgaccgcattccgaactcgatttgggctgtttgaatggcttgtaacaccatttggactagccaatgcaccgagcaccttccaacgctatgttaattgggtcctacgagatttcctagatgaatttgcttctgcttaccttgacgacatcttgatatttacggatggaacattgtcagagcatcaagagcatgtctgcaaagtattaggccgtctccaagaggctggcttacagattgatattgataaatgcgaatttgaagtgaagtcaacaaaatatttaggattcattattgaggcaggaaaaggtgtcagcatggatccagcaaaggttgaagcaatcatgaactgggctgcccctaccactgtgaaaggtgtcaggtcatttttgggattcgcgaacttctacagacgtttcatccgaaactattctgaacttacaactccactaacagcgttgactcaaaaagataaaccctttgtgtgggatgataaatgcaaggaaagcttccaacagttaaaaaggatgtttacaacggcaccaatcctcatgcaatttgatccagaccgcgagactgtcgtcgagactgactcatcagggtgggccactggtggcgtactttcacagtatgatgatgatggtgtattacgaccttgcgcgtacttttccaagaaaaacactcctgcagagtgcaactaccagattcatgacaaggaacttttggcgatcatcaatgcattgaaagagtgggaatcagagctcatatcagtggtaaatttccagatactgacagaccatcgcaatctccgttattttactaccatgagacgactgaatgagagacagatgagatgggcagatctattgagccgatacaacttcacacttcattaccgaccagggaagcttgcagggcgccctgatgcactgtctcgacgagagcaggatgttcctgtattgggtgatgaacggctaaagcatcgcgaacaacgactattcgatcctgagatcctcaaggacggaccagtggaaggaagcagcaaaagaggactagttgaagaaccccatcctattaatgtgtcccggatccttctagcaccagtcggcatggagccctataacagtgagccaagcgcacctcaaggatatgaacaggcgaacgaacctaccaatctcaatagtgagcgaccatcgttggaagagctactggatatgactcttgatgaacattgggctcgggtagagccactagatgaaaagtatggtcgtatacgagaagcagtgcaagtaggagcacatcaattcccacgtgaactggggatcaaagcctcaatctcagaatgctctattgaaccgaacaaccgcttgtgctaccgaggccggcgatgggtccctgacattgaatctctgaggacaaggttgctacaagaaacacatgactcagtacttacaggccatccagggaggagcgcaatgtatgctatcctggcacgaagggtctactggcctgcaatctctgaggatgtcagacgatttgtacggaactgtgacaaatgcagtgccaacaatgtatggagagaccgccgacaaggcctactgaagcctctaccaattccagaccgaaaatggagatatattgcaattgacttcatcgagaagttaccaatctcaaatggttatgaaaacatcatggttattgtcgatcgccttggaaaaggtgtcatccccataccctgtgagaagatcgacacctacacagtagcacagaagcttattcagagtttcattggctatcatggcattccagccagtattgtatcagacagaggaagacaattcaccaatgagatgtggaagcgtttttgtgagctactggggatcaaacgacaattatcaactgcctaccacgctgaaaccgatggccaaactgagcgaatgaatgctactattgaactattcttgcgctcattctgtgatcacacacaatcgaactgggcgtcattgctaccaatggcacagcttgcaatatgcagccgggatgctgcctccacaggtgtcagtccattcttccttgaccacggctaccacgtcgatccctttcagttagaagaggatgttgaaatcaacctttcagcaccagacctgggcaccatgcgtgaacgaggtgaacgaattgcagccaagctaaggggagctcttgacatcgccacaacagaactggctgtcgcccaacagaaacaagaagactatgccaatcgtcaaagagatgtcgcccctgaataccaggttgggcagaaagtctggcttgacctgcgcaatatacaaacagaacgccctagcaagaaactgggaagcaggcaggcaaaatttactgtgttggaaaagattggatcccacacctaccgcctcaacacaccaggcacaatccacaacgtgtttcatacagcgctcctccgcccagcggcaatggatcccttccctagccaacggaaagatgactaccaacctcctgcagaaatgatcaatgggaatgaagaatatatggtcgaacgaatactagatgagcgttttcgacggtggggacgaggcgaaagacatgagtttttagtcaaatacattggctggcaggaaccggaatggaacgatgcgaggaacatggaggataccatagcattggatgactgggaaacctacaaaacgatgaatgggattgttgtccaatcggccttgagtataccaaatgagccaccccacgccggggggcgatcgcggaggcgacgaggaagggggtaatgtaacgggctaggcccgaaaggcacctcgaaccataaatggttctcgattgaagctattcacaagagcgtgccgaagtcaggtgatcgtagatcacctgatcacgagtatataaatccaccgccagcgtgtctttctttctttctttctttcctttccccaacgagttcttttgtacatatctatatattagatagcaaggcttcggcccattacaataagttccagctctaattgctcattttgaagctgtttcaagcgaacttcttcttctttccttttgacttctgcctccaggtctcgtaattctaattcttgacggcgttgttcaattgtcagtatgtttgttgaagccactcggcgaagattccgtgatgaggttgtagatctaagtagttatcaactagtcagtaactgctcaagaagcacttgacatgaaagtatacttactcattatcagcaacctgagaagaagaacctcttgaattttcatgtgagatttcaaaattttgactgcttgcttgcctctctgattcagctgttgaagataatcgctgacgtttatggcctcttcctatattaaattaagtacttgtcaattacttaagaagtacttatataacttactttcccgactcatgtgtcgcagatagtttgcctccattgtagaagctcgatatgaatgatgaatattgaactgctgaaaattatgatattgaagaatatcatctttgtcaagttttgcagaactaagatagttagtgttgtatcaagcagttgatgagtagttggtaagtacttccgagctgcttcagccaaagtcaaatatttccctgaagcatatgatttttggtgtgattgctcaacagcatttgtatggtttcgtagaatattaaaataatgtggctgaatttttgagcatgattcatttagacctgccttaataactgcactctttttttgtatggcccaggtctggactgctggcgattcatattctattcgatagttagcaagtacttattgagtggtttattaccacttcaatactaacgtatcagtagtttaatcaactcatcatactcagcctctgactggcaatctaggagactcatcatgcgactccaaaggcctgatcctttatttttagtcccaattgcctttaaaattgagcgttgaaaatgaacacgacagaatatgataatatgctgtaactgccatgtaggatcttggtgttgaggatcaatttcagaaagatattgcccaagccctgattacttagtaactgcatcaaaagtacttcaggagtgcttacctgtgtactgttttgtgtccatatcaacaataataccatgaatcccagatccatgaattggatcaaatagaactggtcgtccagaaaccttctcaataagatggaatgctcgcttgaaaagtaaatagtaaccttcagtagaatcctcactggtaaagactcgaagtaaagttatgactagttgccaagtggttagcaagtagctctcaagcagttatgcagatactaacttttgcattgatctggcatgaatgttgcaaaaagaacctcattcatctctttggatcgaattcgcttgaaagacatatcaatttcaaatgaagataaagttgataataagtcaatctgatccttgaaggcacaaaataccattgtaccttgagaatcatgatatttctcttgaatgtattcctaggcacttcattagcattctaatagtcattcaatgaggcaatggatgattagaaccacttacattgattagcgaatcccggttctgtaggaatagcaacccattaatatcctgtccattagggtatgaaagaagtcgttgtttctggataattgttgcaattcggtctttattacagaagctagagtggatctctgctaatgtagaagcaccatactgctgacaaaatgcctctagttgtggacttcgaagaaattgtgctaacactagttagtatgtattattcaatcacttgagaaccaaccacttacctgtggtcaaactcggatcttgtatttgttggataatccttttaaccccttgtaaaattcgttctggtgccttgcttggtggtggaggtggatgctggtgaattccatgggatgtaaagaggatatatggacattcattgatatcaactggcactaaagcagtaaaaataacaccacaggaagtatgctgtagtctgcctggcccctgaaggtgatctcgatctttaaccagttaataggtgattgacaatcacttaaaaaacacttaccgcaatactttcgtcgggatgctaatgattcaaaaacaccacattcttcagttggtggcataatatcatgattaaaaaggtcctcaaggaactgtagatcaattgatgtatggccttgaatagatcctcgatgatgttttgttaaaaactcattggatccattactacagccaatatatggtggaaattcaccatggacattctatgactagttagaaatcacttggagcattgtaaaaagatttaaccaaccatttgggtatgccgcttaaaaactggcttgcaagttggaagctggtcaatgcatgcataacccttattgaaaaattcattttttgaccgataatagctagaagtacttagtaattgcttcaaagctgtttaggagatgtttaaatacctgtatgcatttcgttttccaatatttgcctccaggatttggatattcctctgagtatttcgaatcacatcccaacaatcctcatcaacaaatgtatgatgataggattgaagaaatggattcaaaaattcacatgcgtagataccagagcatttccaagtccatcttttaactaaacagttgaaaaatgggcatttgactggtctccttggtccatgttgttgacgccgtgagtattgaatctgtaactgattagcaagcactttaaaagcaattagaaagtactcaacagtacctcatgaacaagctgctccatttcattctgtgatcgccctctagatgcaacaacatatgaatatccatgaatatgacttgtcggatactctggtaagtcatcaatatattcaatttttgatgtctggagagaatggctttttgaatttgtgagttgtacaggaatgccctatttccgcattgagccgttagcaatcagttaacaaatactcaattaaaataaatacctcgacattgggatcagtctctggacttgatgaagtaaaatcttctaaattgaagatttcaggctgaggatccatagtaatgagaagatcaacgtatactttgaaatcacatacaactgtaacataagaagaaaattgaaattgaaattcagagtaatgggtattgtatttgaataaatcgcgtgtcacgtcctcgctgattaatggtcttggcggtcataagtgtcacgcgtccacgtttttgaggtggcgtgatctgtggacacAGAAATCAgcgtggttgcagatgacgaggcctcgttttttgggtcgcgtgtcacgttcctgctgattaatggccttggcggtcatgtgactaaaatacagacggaaacggcctgtgtaaagtttcagtccgcgtcactaatttcaactaccttacatgacttccctatccatcgaaacgtctatggatttaataaaaaccaatgtacatgcgattggaatatagattctaatcaattgattcagaggtgctatatttggtacctgtatgagacagccaatagctacctgaagttgtttgccggcaaaaatatatatatttgttgcggaataaattagggtcacaaatctcacatatagattgttcttcagcacttgctggctactgataaaaagatacaatggaaaaataaaaggcagtgagatgatgaaggctcaacattactatataaacagtttctggatgcttgttgagtacttgctaatcagtttgctgctgttcctgaatttgaatccgctgcctcataagtgtaacgggctaggcccgaaaggcacctcgaaccataaatggttctcgattgaagctattcacaagagcgtgccgaagtcaggtgatcgtagatcacctgatcacgagtatataaatccaccgccagcgtgtctttctttctttctttctttcctttccccaacgagttcttttgtacatatctatatattagatagcaaggcttcggcccattacattagaactcgttcgccctcatctatctacttatttattgaacaacggattacgcatcggattgaacgcgcaacggatcgtacatcgcacactggacacactggacacactggacacactggaaacactggacacactggacacattgaacgattggacataccggataactggatacattggacatcggatatcagacatcgaaattcacggatagttgagctatttacaaacaaatcaatagtcaagtcagtcatatgaccacattttcagcggaaatcagcgaccacgagtcaaacgaccaaaccgacggcaacatgggagacaatatacactcaggagggaccaccactcctgtcccacaagatcttgtcgcagttattgcaggacttcaacgacaactgcaacaaatggaagaacggcggattgaagatcttcgtcgtctcaaagaagagttgacgagcccacccagagagcccttgccacaaccgactattgaagagatagccccccaaccaatggcggaccctgttaggagacctcgacccaagctgacagacccagaagtctttgatggtcgaaaccgaagtctctaccgtccgtttcgaagcaagctgcgcgctaaacttgaggtcgataaagaagccttgggcaatgcctatgatcgtatgtggtatgcttttggccgtctaacagatggggctgctatgcaggtgctgccctggatggagcggtttgctaagaaaggagctactgagagccagctggacggaatgcttgatcaaatggacttcatctttctggaccggaatctggaggagaaggctgtacgagaccttgcaagcttgaaacagaacaacaagcccttcacagtctttctcactgagttcaaccgactactcatggaagctgatggccataactggcctgaaaacacaaaaaggtcctacctagacaatgcattaaaccgtgagatgaacacacgccttgaaactgttgaaaagaaaaatggatttgaagactattgccgccagctacagcagattgcggaccggatggagaagaaccaattgcggtactcacggaacaataagcataccacctcaacttctccagctcaccctgtgaataccacccgtgcttcctctccaccccaagatatggactgggaacccacaacaacaacttctgcacgcagccaacctcgacgcgtggctaagcatgtatcacgagaagaaatggaacgccgcagacaagaacgacgttgccttcgttgtggtgactccacgcattttatctcccattgcccctacgacagtcctaggaacagtacccgcatggctcgctcacacattcatgggccggaactcgaagatgaagaagagcagttgagggaacaacccaagctgggaaaagaatagctcctgcaaaaagtctcttgcaggagcaccaccagcagttgatggatctacctacatggcgaccggccccagcagctcagatagaccttcagaaggagtggaacgacttccgaaaaagagtcaagtttgacagacctgaattcagagtatccgcattagtcaatggagaacaggtcagcagaacgttagtggacaccggttgtactacatatggtatggtttctgagaattttacccgaaaacatcaactggagcgtgtaaccatcaaaccacgaactatcgacgactacaagggcccaacggatgattgtataagggaggtagcgaaaatctcattgaacgtgggggaaaccaccaaaacactgcatggctgtatgttgttcctaaactgggtaggggactcgacatgattttaggccttgcatggatagacgaccaacaagtgtttatcgacccgaatggtccgaaattgcgcttcacaaatggcattgttgttagtagcatggaagatcaaccacaaatggatatccagcccatcggggcgaacgcttttgcactatggaaccgacaaaagaaaaaggacagcagcgtacagattttcgccgcaagtttaaaggacattgagaaagcattacgacccaaattgctgacagacccccgcaccaaactaccacctcattaccataaattcctatcagtatttgaccggaaggaagctgacaagcaaccaccatatcgaggaccaaatatcgaccataagattgaactcaataagaacgctgatggaacgacccctgaacctccatggggccccctttataatatgtcaagggatgaactgcttgtgctacggaagacattgacagagttgttggaaaagaacttcatacgtgttagcaattcgcctgctgcagcacctgtattgcttgtcaagaaacctggtggaggcttgcgattttgtgttgactaccgagcactgaacgccattacaaagaaggaccgctaccccctaccactaattaatgaaacattggaaagaattgggaaagcaaaatggttcaccaagttggatgttattgctgcttttcacaagattcgtgtcgctgccggcgatgaatggttgaccgcattccgaactcgatttgggctgtttgaatggcttgtaacaccatttggactagccaatgcaccgagcaccttccaacgctatgttaattgggtcctacgagatttcctagatgaatttgcttctgcttaccttgacgacatcttgatatttacggatggaacattgtcagagcatcaagagcatgtctgcaaagtattaggccgtctccaagaggctggcttacagattgatattgataaatgcgaatttgaagtgaagtcaacaaaatatttaggattcattattgaggcaggaaaaggtgtcagcatggatccagcaaaggttgaagcaatcatgaactgggctgcccctaccactgtgaaaggtgtcaggtcatttttgggattcgcgaacttctacagacgtttcatccgaaactattctgaacttacaactccactaacagcgttgactcaaaaagataaaccctttgtgtgggatgataaatgcaaggaaagcttccaacagttaaaaaggatgtttacaacggcaccaatcctcatgcaatttgatccagaccgcgagactgtcgtcgagactgactcatcagggtgggccactggtggcgtactttcacagtatgatgatgatggtgtattacgaccttgcgcgtacttttccaagaaaaacactcctgcagagtgcaactaccagattcatgacaaggaacttttggcgatcatcaatgcattgaaagagtgggaatcagagctcatatcagtggtaaatttccagatactgacagaccatcgcaatctccgttattttactaccatgagacgactgaatgagagacagatgagatgggcagatctattgagccgatacaacttcacacttcattaccgaccagggaagcttgcagggcgccctgatgcactgtctcgacgagagcaggatgttcctgtattgggtgatgaacggctaaagcatcgcgaacaacgactattcgatcctgagatcctcaaggacggaccagtggaaggaagcagcaaaagaggactagttgaagaaccccatcctattaatgtgtcccggatccttctagcaccagtcggcatggagccctataacagtgagccaagcgcacctcaaggatatgaacaggcgaacgaacctaccaatctcaatagtgagcgaccatcgttggaagagctactggatatgactcttgatgaacattgggctcgggtagagccactaga
This sequence is a window from Aspergillus chevalieri M1 DNA, chromosome 5, nearly complete sequence. Protein-coding genes within it:
- a CDS encoding uncharacterized protein (COG:S;~EggNog:ENOG410PZ3X;~InterPro:IPR032567); amino-acid sequence: MTTFSAEISDHESNDQTDGNMGDNIHSGGTTTPVPQDLVAVIAGLQRQLQQMEERRIEDLRRLKEELTSPPREPLPQPTIEEIAPQPMADPVRRPRPKLTDPEVFDGRNRSLYRPFRSKLRAKLEVDKEALGNAYDRMWYAFGRLTDGAAMQVLPWMERFAKKGATESQLDGMLDQMDFIFLDRNLEEKAVRDLASLKQNNKPFTVFLTEFNRLLMEADGHNWPENTKRSYLDNALNREMNTRLETVEKKNGFEDYCRQLQQIADRMEKNQLRYSRNNKHTTSTSPAHPVNTTRASSPPQDMDWEPTTTTSARSQPRRVAKHVSREEMERRRQERRCLRCGDSTHFISHCPYDSPRNSTRMARSHIHGPELEDEEEQLREQPKLGKE